In Bacillota bacterium, a genomic segment contains:
- a CDS encoding FkbM family methyltransferase, whose amino-acid sequence MKPIPISYRFSQTICQLTTLAIVLASLIKRYIHHKGTLSFHCTKRFTGNSSIHKHGDDYFLHYNDTVESVEVFTESIDTLLAQTPRLDLVKMDIEGGEYHALLGMRKFLYGRAIGTLIFELNKPMLQDDWDALCNLLYELRNSIGLSFYALSAEGEPIPADLSLLLHHGSSPHVVMK is encoded by the coding sequence GTGAAGCCAATCCCTATCTCATACCGATTCTCGCAGACAATTTGTCAATTAACTACCTTAGCGATCGTACTAGCATCATTAATAAAGCGATATATTCATCATAAAGGGACCCTCAGCTTTCATTGTACCAAGAGATTTACCGGTAATTCGTCGATCCATAAACATGGCGATGATTATTTCCTCCATTATAATGATACTGTGGAGAGTGTGGAAGTCTTCACCGAATCTATAGATACCCTCTTGGCCCAAACTCCTAGGCTAGATCTTGTAAAGATGGACATCGAGGGTGGTGAATATCATGCCCTCTTGGGCATGCGGAAATTTTTATATGGAAGAGCCATAGGTACTCTGATTTTTGAATTGAACAAACCTATGCTCCAAGATGACTGGGATGCGCTCTGCAACCTTCTCTACGAATTACGAAACAGCATAGGGTTATCCTTTTATGCGCTTTCAGCGGAAGGTGAACCCATTCCGGCAGATCTTTCATTATTGCTCCATCATGGGTCCAGCCCTCACGTTGTCATGAAGTAA